The following coding sequences are from one Anolis sagrei isolate rAnoSag1 chromosome 6, rAnoSag1.mat, whole genome shotgun sequence window:
- the LOC132778318 gene encoding tRNA N(3)-methylcytidine methyltransferase METTL2-like, producing the protein MAATGDDGRKRRQFGNRFLTDPTRLFQHNAWDNVEWSEEQEAVAQAKVRENSIEFVPQDQQDAYEFNANEYWNAFYKTHENGFFKDRHWLFTEFPELAPNLCDSQIGTCANKEAVENANISDLRSSSGDGLDSAENGIREHPNSEPNSGDIIHAQDEPGSKKLEEQKLREGDFPGSSATYRILEVGCGAGNTVFPILQTNNDPGLFVYCCDFSTTAVDLVKAHPEYDTARCFAFVHDLCNSDAPLPMPEESLDVVVLIFVLSSILPEKMQCVINRLSNLLKPGGMILLRDYGRYDLAQLRFKKGQCLADNFYVRGDGTRVYFFTQDELDLLFSTADLEKVQNMVDRRLQVNRGKQVTMYRVWIQCKYRKPPKGR; encoded by the exons ATGGCGGCAACCGGCGACgatgggaggaaaaggaggcagTTTGGGAACCGTTTTCTCACCGATCCGACTCGCCTTTTCCAGCACAACGCCTG ggATAACGTGGAATGGTCTGAAGAACAGGAAGCTGTGGCTCAAGCAAAGGTCCGAGAGAACAGCATAGAGTTTGTCCCACAAGATCAGCAAG ATGCCTATGAGTTCAATGCCAATGAGTACTGGAATGCCTTCTACAAAACTCATGAAAATGGCTTTTTTAAGGACAGACACTGGCTGTTCACAGAATTTCCTGAACTAGCACCAAATTTATGTGACAGTCAGATTGGCACATGTGCCAACAAGGAAGCTGTGGAAAATGCCAACATCTCAGACCTTAGAAGCAGCAGTGGCGATGGACTTGATTCAGCAGAGAATGGTATCAGAGAGCATCCGAACTCTGAGCCAAACAGTGGTGACATAATCCATGCACAGGATGAACCGGGATCAAAGAAGCTGGAGGAACAAAAACTAAGAGAAGGTGACTTCCCAGGGTCATCTGCTACTTATCGAATATTAGAG GTGGGATGTGGTGCTGGGAACACAGTCTTCCCCATTCTCCAAACTAACAA TGACCCCGGCTTATTTGTGTATTGCTGTGACTTCTCCACTACAGCAGTGGACCTTGTCAAG GCTCATCCAGAATATGATACCGCTCGTTGTTTTGCCTTTGTCCACGACCTGTGCAACAGTGATGCACCCTTGCCAATGCCAGAAGAAAGTCTTGATGTGGTGGTTCTCATTTTTGTGCTTTCATCAATTCTCCCAGAAAA aaTGCAGTGTGTAATCAATAGACTTAGCAATCTTCTGAAACCTGGGGGAATGATTTTGTTACGTGATTATGGCCGTTACGATCTCGCTCAGCTCCGCTTTAAGAAAG GTCAGTGTTTGGCTGATAACTTCTATGTAAGAGGAGATGGTACACGAGTTTATTTCTTCACACAAG ATGAATTGGATTTGCTGTTCTCTACTGCTGACTTAGAGAAAGTTCAGAATATGGTCGACCGCCGCCTTCAAGTGAACAGAGGAAAACAAGTCACAATGTACAGGGTCTGGATCCAGTGTAAATACCGCAAACCTCCCAAAGGGAGATGA